The region ATCAGACGCTGCTTCGGTCCAATTCGACTTGCCATCTTTAGCTCTCCAGGTCCTCTACTTCGCACTCGGCCGGTGGAACAGGAACCCCTGCGTGAGGTGCACGCCAAGCCGCCGCACCGCGTCGTACTCCTCCTCACGCTCCACGCCCTCGGCGATCACCTTGATGCCGTGGTCGTTGGCGAACGACACCATGGTCTCCACCAGGTTCTGCTTCATGAAGTTGGCGTCGATGTCCGAGATCAGCGAGATGTCGAGCTTGATGAAGTCCGGCTCCAGGTTGGCGATGGACCCCAGCCCCGCGTACCCGCTTCCCGCGTCGTCCACGGCGAACCGGAAGCCCCGGTCGCGGAACTCCTTGAGGTAGCCCTGGAACTTGGGGTAGTCGGTGATCGCCGTGCGCTCGGTGATCTCGATGACGACCCGCTCGGGATACTTGACTTCAT is a window of Longimicrobiaceae bacterium DNA encoding:
- a CDS encoding EAL domain-containing protein is translated as EVKYPERVVIEITERTAITDYPKFQGYLKEFRDRGFRFAVDDAGSGYAGLGSIANLEPDFIKLDISLISDIDANFMKQNLVETMVSFANDHGIKVIAEGVEREEEYDAVRRLGVHLTQGFLFHRPSAK